TCTAATGTCTTTTTTACAGTTCGTTCAATTTGCTTATGCCACAAGACGAGATGTTCTGGATTTTTAAGGTCAATCTCTTGCTTCGGTAGTTTTTGTGAAGAAGTATTTTCTGGCTCTAATTCGTCTTCTGAAGAAGCTTCTAATTCAATAAACTCAATTTTCTCTAATTCAGCCTTGATTGAGGCAAAATCGACTTCTGCTGTCTTGTTTTCGTTTTCTTCACTAACGCTGTCTTCTTTTTCTTCTTTTCTGCGTTTAGGTTTAGGCAATTTTTTAATTAATTCTGCCATCAAATTTAACTCTTGTGGCTGTGGGTCTAGTTCTTTTTGCTCAATAATAAGAGACACAGCCGGTTCAATCTCAATGCCAATTTTTCTCAAAACTTGCTGTAGGTTTTGTCGATTGCTTAAAGATAGCCCTAGAAATGATTGAGGATAAAACTGAGTACAAATTTGATAGCTTGCCAAGACTAGCTGCTGTTTGGCTGAATGGCTAAGGGAATTTAAGTAATTTTGGTATAGATTTTCAAGTTCAACCGCTATTTTGGCTGTAGTTGATTCTAAATTGTTGAGGTCTTGTTTAATTTGCTGAATCGATTTTGTCATCCTATATTCAGTTATCCGTTGGGAGATTGGCTTAGGACTTAGGGAAAATCTCCTAGCACTTAGTTAGTTCATCTTAATTCTATCTTTTTAAAAAAGCAAAAATTATCAAGCAAGAAGATTATTAAAAAAGCCATAGATGCACTTGTTAAACTTTAGCAATCTAGCTGTTAAGTTATAGTGCAATCTACGACTAATCTAGTTTCTAATCTATTGAGCAAGGCTATTTTTGACCTGTTTGAGCAGCTACTTCATCAGCAAAGTTAGATTCTTCTTTCTCGATTCCCTCTCCGAGAACAAAGCGCACAAAACGGCGAACCTGAATATTTTCTCCCAGTTTGGCAATGCTTTCTTTTACTAGGTCTTCAACGGTGATAGTTTGATCGCGGATATAAGGTTGAGGTAGCAAAGCTATTTCATTTAAACGCTTGTCAATTCTACCAGAAACAATTTTTTCCTTGATGTTGTCTGGTTTACCTTCCAGGTCGTCTCGACCCATTTCAATCTCTTTTTCCTTAGCAGTTGTTGCTTCGGGGATATCTTTTACCCTAACAAATTCTACGTTGGGGCAAGCTGCAATCTGCATGGCAATGTTTTTTACCAATTCTTGAAACTCTTCGCGACGAGCTACAAAATCCGTTTCGCAGTTTACTTCAACCAATACTCCAATACGCCCACCA
This DNA window, taken from Pleurocapsa sp. FMAR1, encodes the following:
- the tsf gene encoding translation elongation factor Ts; this translates as MAGISAKLVKELREKTGAGMMDCKKALTENDGDMTKATEWLRQKGTISADKKQGRVAAEGLVESYIHTGGRIGVLVEVNCETDFVARREEFQELVKNIAMQIAACPNVEFVRVKDIPEATTAKEKEIEMGRDDLEGKPDNIKEKIVSGRIDKRLNEIALLPQPYIRDQTITVEDLVKESIAKLGENIQVRRFVRFVLGEGIEKEESNFADEVAAQTGQK